In one window of Leptotrichia sp. oral taxon 215 str. W9775 DNA:
- a CDS encoding ABC transporter permease, whose translation MIKKWKTFLVKGLSLIFWIILWQIIAGKINQELLLASPLAVLKQTVVSAFERNFWERIFFSYFHIMAGFFIAIFTGIVLAVLSYNFKAVKILLHPIITSIRSVPTAAVIILFLIWTDVKNLSILVSVFMTLPIIYVSILKGLEEVDKNLLEMAKVFRITALKKIIYIYISQILPYFESGGLNALGIAWKSGIAAEVIGIPTGSIGEVLYESKVYLNTVNLFSWAIVIIILGFISEKVFVYLIKLCVRKIEGR comes from the coding sequence ATGATAAAGAAATGGAAAACTTTTTTAGTGAAGGGGTTATCCCTCATATTTTGGATAATATTATGGCAGATTATTGCCGGTAAAATAAATCAGGAGCTGCTTCTGGCATCTCCTCTGGCTGTACTGAAGCAGACTGTGGTATCTGCTTTTGAACGGAACTTCTGGGAAAGGATATTTTTTTCCTATTTTCACATAATGGCAGGTTTTTTCATTGCAATATTTACAGGAATTGTACTTGCAGTGCTGTCGTATAATTTTAAGGCAGTAAAGATACTTCTTCATCCGATTATTACTTCCATAAGGTCAGTACCTACTGCAGCTGTGATAATACTGTTTCTCATATGGACAGATGTTAAAAATCTTTCCATCCTTGTTTCGGTATTTATGACACTTCCTATAATTTATGTGAGTATTCTCAAGGGATTGGAAGAAGTGGATAAAAATCTTCTTGAAATGGCAAAGGTTTTCAGGATAACGGCATTAAAAAAGATAATTTACATTTATATATCCCAGATATTACCCTATTTTGAATCAGGAGGACTCAATGCCCTCGGAATAGCATGGAAATCAGGGATTGCGGCGGAAGTAATAGGAATTCCGACAGGTTCGATAGGAGAAGTACTATACGAGTCAAAAGTCTATCTGAATACAGTAAACCTCTTTTCATGGGCGATTGTGATTATTATACTGGGATTTATAAGCGAAAAGGTTTTTGTATATCTTATAAAACTTTGCGTAAGAAAGATAGAGGGAAGATAG
- a CDS encoding ATP-binding cassette domain-containing protein — protein sequence MIRIRNLSKKYGENVIFKDRSFDLEERKTTAIMGKSGLGKTTLLRILMGLEKYDAGSIEGMENKKISAVFQEDRLCENLPAVTNVAIVCEKNVTLQEIRKELENIGLSGSTEKPVKELSGGMKRRVAIIRSIMADSDIVIFDEPFKGLDVETRKTVIEYLKEKLKDRTVIMVTHDIDEALALNCKIINLK from the coding sequence ATGATTAGAATAAGAAATCTTTCAAAGAAATATGGAGAGAATGTAATTTTTAAAGACAGGTCATTTGACCTTGAGGAAAGAAAAACAACGGCAATTATGGGAAAATCAGGACTTGGAAAAACAACTCTTCTGAGAATACTGATGGGTCTTGAAAAGTATGATGCAGGCAGTATTGAAGGAATGGAAAACAAGAAAATAAGTGCAGTCTTTCAGGAGGACAGACTCTGCGAAAATCTGCCGGCAGTGACAAATGTTGCCATCGTATGTGAAAAGAATGTTACTTTGCAGGAAATACGAAAGGAACTGGAAAATATAGGACTTTCAGGGAGTACAGAAAAGCCTGTTAAGGAACTGAGCGGTGGAATGAAAAGACGGGTGGCAATAATAAGGAGCATTATGGCTGATTCGGATATTGTAATATTTGATGAGCCTTTTAAGGGACTGGATGTGGAAACCAGAAAAACTGTCATTGAGTATCTGAAGGAAAAATTAAAGGATAGAACAGTAATAATGGTTACACATGATATAGATGAAGCGTTGGCATTAAACTGCAAAATAATAAACTTAAAATAA
- a CDS encoding ABC transporter substrate-binding protein, producing the protein MKKRFFNVFALIMVLIFTVISCGEKKEEKKQDTQVTQEVKKEDGVIRVAAIKGPPAMGFVKLFADNEEGKTLNKYDTKIVSTPDEMIAMIGKGEVDIASIPSNLASVLYNKTEGKIQVASIIAFGILYVVENGGETVKSVKDLKGKTLYLNGKGATPEIVLNYVLKGNGLEPGKDVKLEFKSEAAEVVSALANDPKGIALLNQPFVTVAQAKNPNLKVAFALADEWDKVPGTKKGSQVSGVIVFNKEFAEKNPEKVANFLKEYEQSVKYLNENVDEGAKLLGKYNIIPEPIAKKAIPKTNVTFVAGEEMKEKISEYLRILHEGNPKIIGGKVPGDDFYYIQK; encoded by the coding sequence ATGAAAAAGAGATTTTTCAATGTTTTTGCACTTATAATGGTGCTTATATTCACAGTTATCAGCTGCGGGGAAAAGAAAGAGGAGAAAAAACAGGATACACAGGTAACACAGGAAGTGAAAAAAGAAGACGGTGTTATTAGAGTTGCTGCAATAAAGGGACCTCCTGCAATGGGATTTGTGAAACTTTTTGCTGACAATGAAGAAGGAAAGACTTTAAACAAGTATGACACTAAAATAGTGAGTACACCTGATGAAATGATTGCAATGATAGGAAAAGGTGAAGTTGATATTGCTTCAATACCGTCAAATCTGGCTTCAGTTCTTTACAATAAGACAGAAGGGAAAATTCAGGTGGCATCAATTATAGCTTTTGGAATACTTTATGTTGTTGAAAATGGTGGAGAAACAGTTAAAAGTGTGAAGGATTTGAAAGGAAAAACATTATATCTAAATGGGAAGGGAGCAACTCCTGAAATAGTGCTTAATTACGTGCTTAAAGGAAATGGACTTGAACCTGGAAAAGATGTCAAGCTTGAATTCAAATCAGAAGCTGCGGAAGTAGTAAGTGCACTGGCAAACGATCCTAAAGGTATAGCACTTCTTAATCAGCCTTTTGTAACAGTTGCACAGGCTAAAAATCCTAATTTGAAGGTGGCATTTGCATTGGCTGATGAGTGGGATAAAGTTCCAGGAACTAAAAAAGGTTCGCAAGTATCAGGAGTAATAGTATTTAATAAGGAATTTGCAGAAAAGAATCCTGAAAAAGTGGCAAATTTCCTGAAGGAGTATGAACAGTCAGTAAAATACCTTAATGAGAATGTAGATGAGGGAGCAAAACTGCTTGGAAAATACAATATAATTCCTGAGCCTATAGCTAAAAAAGCTATTCCTAAGACTAATGTCACTTTTGTTGCCGGAGAAGAAATGAAGGAAAAAATTTCTGAATACTTAAGAATATTACACGAAGGAAATCCAAAAATAATTGGTGGAAAAGTTCCTGGTGATGATTTCTATTATATTCAGAAATAA